The nucleotide sequence ATCAAATTTATTAAAAGGTAAATTATGAATCTTTCAGTCGTTATAGTAAATTATCAGACATTTGAGCTGACAAGGGATACAGTCAATTCTGTTTTGGGATATGATTATCCTTTCAGCGTTGAAGTCGTTGTTGTTGACAATGCTTCCGGTGACGACAGCCTTGCCAGACTTAAAGATTATTTCAAGGATGATGTAACCTTCATTGCTTCCGGCGAAAACAGAGGTTTTGCAGCAGGAAACAACCTTGCACTGAAAGATTTAAGCTCTGATTATGTGCTTCTTTTAAACTCAGATACCATTGTCTGGGAAAATACGCTGGAAAATATCTATAACTATATGGAAAATCATCCTGATGTAGGGGCATGCGGCTGCAGGGTAAGACTTGAGAGCGGCAAGCTTGATAAAGCCTGTAAAAGAACTTTTCCAAATGTTAAAAATTCCTTTTTCAGATTATTCCATATCCCGACCAAAAGCAAAGATGACAATTACAATCTGACAAATCTGCCGGATGATGAGGTCTATGAAATAGATTGCCTTACAGGAGCATTCATGTTCATGAGAAATGACGCTTTAAAACAGGCAGGTCTTCTGGATGAAACCTTTTTTATGTACGGTGAGGACATTGATTTGTGCTACCGCATTAAGCATGCCGGATGGAAGATAGTATATTACGGCAAATCATCAATCACCCATTTAAAGGGAGCCAGCAGTAAAAAACAAAAAAACAAGTTAATATATGAATTTTACCGTGCCATGTATATCTATTATAAAAAACATCATGCACACGAATCGTTTTTCCTCATTAATATAGTTGTATATTTAGGAATTGCTCTTTTATGCATTTTAAAGCTGTTTCTAAATTTGTTTAAAAAATAAAGTTAAATATGTTGATATACTATATTATAATTGTAACTAGTTTTTTTGGTAATTAATATGATAAAGGAAAATCAGCGATTATTGAATATAGTTTTGGTATTAATTGACGTTCTGGTCATTGTATCATCTTTATTTGGTTCATTTTTGTTGAGATTCCATACTACAATATTTGGCCCTATTGGGGGTCATTTACCGTTGCATAGTTATGTTTTGTTTTTGGTTTTTGCAGTTATTCCAACTTATCTGATTTTATATTTTGCATTTGGATTGTATAAGCCTCGCAGAACCTATAAAAATATATTTTCCGAAGCAACTCAAATATTAAAGGTTAATATTGTTGCATTCTTTGTTCTGGTGTCTATATTATTTATCATTAACGAACCGGACTTTTCAAGAATCATGCTGTTCCTTATGGCTGTCACTGCTTCATTTTTAGGCATTGTCGAACGTTTCATTGTCAGAAGCTTCCTGATGAGAATCAGGGTAAACAACAGAAATCTCAAACATATTCTGATTGTCGGAGATAATGATTTGGCATTTACATTTGCTACTAAAATTAAGGATAATCCTTATCTTGGATTTGCTGTCGGCGGTATTTTGGGCCGTTCAACTCATGTCGGAACTAAAATTGCAGGAACTGAGATTATAGGTTCCTTTAAAGATCTGGACAAGATTCTGGAAAAAAACAGGTATGATAGAGTGGTTTTGGCAATTCCTTTAAGATATTATTATCGTATCAACGAGCTTGTGGAAAGCTGTGAAAAGGTAGGAATCAAGGCAGAAATTATTCCGGATTATATCCGCTATTTCCCTGCCCAGCCGTCAGTGGATATGATAGAGGATATTCCTATAATCAACATCCGTTACGTTCCGCTGGATGATGAGTTCAATAAGTTTCTCAAATATTCATCTGATTTGATTATATCAGTCATAGCTATAATTATAACATCTCCAATCATGTTAATTACAGCAATTGCCGTTAAGATAACTTCTCCGGGTCCAATTATATTCAAGCAGGAAAGGATAGGCCACAACGGAAAGCCTTTCAACATGTATAAGTTCAGAAGTATGAGGGTTCAGGCTCCTAGTGATGAAAAATCTGAATGGACCACTAAAGATGATCCGCGTAAAACAGTTGTCGGAAACTTTATTAGAAGAACTAGTATTGATGAATTACCTCAATTTTTCAATGTTTTGAAAGGAGATATGAGCGTTGTAGGTCCAAGACCGGAAAGACCTTACTTTGTTGAGCAATTTAAAAAAGATGTTCCAAAATATATGGTTAAGCATCAGGTGCGCCCGGGCATAACAGGCTGGGCTCAGATTCATGGATGTCGTGGAGATACTTCCATCAAAAAACGTATTGAATTTGACATTGAATACGTAGAAAACTGGCACATGGGTTTAGATTTGGCTATAATGATTAAAACAGCTTTAAAGAAAAATCCAAATGCATATTGATGCTTTTTCACAAATGCACTTTGTCACACTTTAACTATATTTATATCAAATTTTTTTTAAAATATTACTTTTCAAATGCTCTCTCTAATACTTTATATAGAGTATAATTATAAAATTATAATTAACTTTTCTATGAGGGGTTTGGTATGCAAGAAGAAATTTTACAATTATATGAAAAAATCAAAGATCAACTTTCTGAAGAAGAGTTTTTAGAAGAAATAGAAAAAATGAAAGAAGATAACAGTGGTGTTGACTTTATAGATGATTTTGAGGCAGCCCAAATGGTTGTTCAGAACTATAACGGTGTTGACACATCAATTTTTTCAAAACCTTCAAATGATGATTCAGAAGAAATGCCGTTCGACATCTCTTCAGATGATGAAACCTCCCAGGAGGATGTCGGATTTACAATGACTGAAGAACTTAAAGAATATTATGATAAGGTAAAGGATAAAGTTTCAGAAGAAAAATTCTTATCACGTATGAACGAACTCAAAAATGAAAATGCAGATATCTCATTTTACACTGATGATACATTTGCTGGAATGGTTGTCAGTGAGTTTGAAGATAAGGAAGAAGAAGTTGAAACAATATCTGACAGACCTGAATACTCCAATAAATCTATATCTGATTTGGAAAAGGATAGCAGAGGAGCTAATGTTTCAGGCAGAGTTATTTCAATTTCCAATAAAAGATCTTTTAAAACTCGTAAAGGTAAGAGCGGAGAAGTTTGCAATGTTGAACTTCAGGACAATACCGGTACAATGAGATGTGTCTTCTGGACTCAGAATATGCCTCTTTTAAACAAGTTCCATGAAGGAGATATTATCCAGATTAAGAATGTCGATATTAAAGAAGGTTATTCAGGTCTTGAAGCTAATCTGATACCTAGATCAACCATTGCGCATTTGGATGACGATCCTTCTAAATATCCTGTTTATGAGGAAACAATTACAGATATCGCAGACATAGAACCTGATACCAAAGTGAATATAATTGCAAGAATATTGAGAATCCCTACCATTAGAAGCTATGAGAAAAATGGAAAACAAGGAAAAGTTGCATCTTTGGAATTACAGGATGCAACAGGAAAAATCACCTACACCTTATGGAATAAAAATGTTGAATTAATTGAAGATTTAAAATTAGAAGATGGAGATACTGTAAAAATCCTTTCAGCTCAAGCTCGTGAAAGAACAGACAGGGATGGTAATCCGGAAATATCTTTAAGCCATTGGGATGGTAGAATTGTGAAAGGTGAATTTGACGTTCCTGAAATAGAACAGGAATTCTCCCAAATTGGTGATTTAAGTGAGGAAAAAGATGTTTCTATTAAAGGTGTTGTTATAAGACTTCAGGATATCAGAACATTCTTGCGAAAAAAAGACAACACCGAAGGAAGATTAAGAAACTTCGATGTTGGAGATTCAACAGGATTTATCAGAGTAACTGTCTGGGGTGATGATACAGCTTTACCTATAAATAAGGGAGATATTATCAAAATTATCGGTGGAGATGTTCGTTTTGATGATTATACTGAAAGCGGTTATTCAATGAATACCAACTTCAATACTCAAATCACAATCAATCCTGAAAATTTAACAACTGAAGAATTGGATGAATTCGAAGGAATTAGAGAGCAGTTAAGACCTGTACCAATCGGTCAGGTACAGGAAATTGATGATGAGGGCAAAGAAATTGATGTTATTGGTAGAGTACTTTCTGTTAATGATGTTAACGAATTCCAGCGTGATGACGGTTCTGTTGGGATCGTACGTTCAGTAATGCTTGCTGATGAATCAGGTAAAGTGCAGCTTTCTTTCTGGAATGAAAGAGCTCAGGAAGAATATGTTGTCGGCGATGCATATCAGATTGAAAATGCCCGAACAAGAATGGGTATGATGAGTGTCGACTTGAATATCGGAAGCGGTTCCAGAGTAATAAAATTATCAGAAGAACAGGCTTCAGCAATGTTTATTCCAGAATTATCCACATTGGAAAAAGCAATATACAATCCTAAAAAGATCGAAGACCTTGATGAGGATGAAGAAGATACAATTATCATCGGTAGAATAATTGAAATGTATGATGTACGTGAATTCGACAGGGACACTGGTGAAAGCGGTCATGTAAGAAATATTGAAATAGCTGACGACACTGGAACTATAAGGGTTGCATTATGGGACAAAGATGCTTTAAAAGAAAGACAAATCGGTGATGGAATCAAATTACAAAATCCTCGTTTAGCTTTAAATATGGATAATCGTCTTGAAGCTAATGTATCAAGAGCAACTACTCTTTTAGAACCTAGTGAAAGTGAACTGGCAGAATTGCCTTCAATCGATGAGTTAATGGAAGCAATCTATGTTCCAAAAACAATTGAATCATTACTTGAAGATGATACCAATATTTGCGTTACCGGTACAATCATTGACGTTAATACAGAAAGGGTTCTTCGCAAAAAATGTCCTAACTGTGGTTCAACTGTAGAGGAATCAATTGATGAATACATTTGTGACAATTGCGGATACACTTTTGATAATCCGGATTATCTTCTTATGGTTCCTACAAGAATTGAAGATGACACAGGTGATATCCAGGTTACCTTCTTTGACAAATTAGCTGAAGAGCTTATCGGAATGAAAAAAGATGAAATCATTGGCCTTGTAGATGACGGTTATGGAATTGAAGATAAACTTGAAGACCTGAACGGTTTAACTATTGAGATTATAGCTAATGTTAGTTTTGATGAAT is from uncultured Methanobrevibacter sp. and encodes:
- a CDS encoding glycosyltransferase family 2 protein translates to MNLSVVIVNYQTFELTRDTVNSVLGYDYPFSVEVVVVDNASGDDSLARLKDYFKDDVTFIASGENRGFAAGNNLALKDLSSDYVLLLNSDTIVWENTLENIYNYMENHPDVGACGCRVRLESGKLDKACKRTFPNVKNSFFRLFHIPTKSKDDNYNLTNLPDDEVYEIDCLTGAFMFMRNDALKQAGLLDETFFMYGEDIDLCYRIKHAGWKIVYYGKSSITHLKGASSKKQKNKLIYEFYRAMYIYYKKHHAHESFFLINIVVYLGIALLCILKLFLNLFKK
- a CDS encoding OB-fold nucleic acid binding domain-containing protein: MQEEILQLYEKIKDQLSEEEFLEEIEKMKEDNSGVDFIDDFEAAQMVVQNYNGVDTSIFSKPSNDDSEEMPFDISSDDETSQEDVGFTMTEELKEYYDKVKDKVSEEKFLSRMNELKNENADISFYTDDTFAGMVVSEFEDKEEEVETISDRPEYSNKSISDLEKDSRGANVSGRVISISNKRSFKTRKGKSGEVCNVELQDNTGTMRCVFWTQNMPLLNKFHEGDIIQIKNVDIKEGYSGLEANLIPRSTIAHLDDDPSKYPVYEETITDIADIEPDTKVNIIARILRIPTIRSYEKNGKQGKVASLELQDATGKITYTLWNKNVELIEDLKLEDGDTVKILSAQARERTDRDGNPEISLSHWDGRIVKGEFDVPEIEQEFSQIGDLSEEKDVSIKGVVIRLQDIRTFLRKKDNTEGRLRNFDVGDSTGFIRVTVWGDDTALPINKGDIIKIIGGDVRFDDYTESGYSMNTNFNTQITINPENLTTEELDEFEGIREQLRPVPIGQVQEIDDEGKEIDVIGRVLSVNDVNEFQRDDGSVGIVRSVMLADESGKVQLSFWNERAQEEYVVGDAYQIENARTRMGMMSVDLNIGSGSRVIKLSEEQASAMFIPELSTLEKAIYNPKKIEDLDEDEEDTIIIGRIIEMYDVREFDRDTGESGHVRNIEIADDTGTIRVALWDKDALKERQIGDGIKLQNPRLALNMDNRLEANVSRATTLLEPSESELAELPSIDELMEAIYVPKTIESLLEDDTNICVTGTIIDVNTERVLRKKCPNCGSTVEESIDEYICDNCGYTFDNPDYLLMVPTRIEDDTGDIQVTFFDKLAEELIGMKKDEIIGLVDDGYGIEDKLEDLNGLTIEIIANVSFDEFNEENRLRPKKLLNKYF
- a CDS encoding undecaprenyl-phosphate glucose phosphotransferase gives rise to the protein MIKENQRLLNIVLVLIDVLVIVSSLFGSFLLRFHTTIFGPIGGHLPLHSYVLFLVFAVIPTYLILYFAFGLYKPRRTYKNIFSEATQILKVNIVAFFVLVSILFIINEPDFSRIMLFLMAVTASFLGIVERFIVRSFLMRIRVNNRNLKHILIVGDNDLAFTFATKIKDNPYLGFAVGGILGRSTHVGTKIAGTEIIGSFKDLDKILEKNRYDRVVLAIPLRYYYRINELVESCEKVGIKAEIIPDYIRYFPAQPSVDMIEDIPIINIRYVPLDDEFNKFLKYSSDLIISVIAIIITSPIMLITAIAVKITSPGPIIFKQERIGHNGKPFNMYKFRSMRVQAPSDEKSEWTTKDDPRKTVVGNFIRRTSIDELPQFFNVLKGDMSVVGPRPERPYFVEQFKKDVPKYMVKHQVRPGITGWAQIHGCRGDTSIKKRIEFDIEYVENWHMGLDLAIMIKTALKKNPNAY